One segment of Carya illinoinensis cultivar Pawnee chromosome 1, C.illinoinensisPawnee_v1, whole genome shotgun sequence DNA contains the following:
- the LOC122309985 gene encoding uncharacterized protein LOC122309985 isoform X1 has product MGKRSQRRPLRYEKDRSGCMWGLISIFDFRQGRSTQRLISDRKREGRPVSGAGYSRNKFEVLTNLGEDNKGTVGGKERTTAVVKADADKRSVKKLIEEEMFSEQDMKKENCNAEAESKPSKPGHESNIKTGHKRTKKTRLKSCDMDNHDLDSAKNVEPECSCKQNAEKRSIESIHIDEIMEDFCRWIYQKSSSSTNHDQDDEVQMQSKQNQRDFDRLRGAIKELINQKSINVKHLKEDGKLHHSKEVSALEILSSDEEFLQKLMQDPNSLLVKYILNLQDGQIGKGKELESLVEPNLSELEFGHRRQSEEHVNHKQQRNFFRRKVKSHERVSSKQIGNENSEVSKRIVILKPGPADLQNSKTECSVFSSPKPHYIVGDKGSTERVGGQFSLGEIKRKLKSAIRKESSGISTMAVSTNFPHCRQSLGGSETGIDKENAGKTSPSKDHFYMERIVRPAVSARKGDMARKLKDSEGNMKTKTIGHPNQMVSSIYVEAKKHLSQMLSNGDESGDFSSKQVPKSLGRILSLPEYKLSPVGSPGTDWEDEFVTAQMRFSACAKIQKGNSNTWSPKRENNVSHLGPATQNLESRSSISDCPDNKVQAHDSKKNISDDFFPVIGDEGTFVSATDKMSPEGASENGKSTEFVAQEETSVLCAPPDPSCSSSTRDDQNTKTFEICDDKGYCESLKQESYEEKQVPSSPLVSSPISLINKKVENLESATDIPERPSPVSVLEPLFPEDDISPTKSIFRSVEMPLQPLQIQFDEHESSVASQVNCTKTCMEDKEFIFEYIKAVLQASGLNWNKICAKCLTSYQLLEPSLFDEVECFPNQLGYDQKLLFDCTDEVLHEVCQYYFGCCPWVSFMKPSIRPVPNMKKVIHEVWEGVYWHFLPMPLPHTLDQIVKKDMARMGTWMDLHFDVDTIGIEMGEAILEDLIKDIMVGFVDDNPESGYTAVLTDSENRSSSNL; this is encoded by the exons ATGGGGAAGAGATCCCAAAGACGCCCGTTGCGGTATGAAAAGGATCGGTCAGGCTGTATGTGGGGCTTGATCAGTATCTTTGATTTCCGCCAGGGTCGATCAACTCAAAGGCTTATTTCAGATAGGAAGCGTGAGGGCAGACCTGTTTCTG GTGCTGGATATTCAAGGAATAAGTTTGAGGTATTGACTAATTTGGGTGAAGATAATAAAGGCACTGTT GGTGGTAAAGAGAGGACAACAGCAGTAGTGAAAGCTGATGCTGATAAGCGTAGTGTGAAGAAACTCATAGAAGAGGAGATGTTCAGTGAGCAGGACATGAAGAAGGAGAATTGCAATGCTGAAGCAGAATCAAAACCGAGCAAACCAGGACATGAAAGCAACATAAAGACAGGgcacaaaagaacaaaaaagactCGCTTGAAAAGCTGTGATATGGACAACCATGACTTGGATTCTGCTAAAAATGTGGAACCTGAATGCTCTTGTAAGCAGAATGCAGAGAAACGATCGATAGAAAGTATTCATATAGATGAAATAATGGAAGATTTCTGCCGTTGGATCTATCAAAAGAGTTCAAGTTCTACAAATCATGACCAGGATGATGAAGTTCAAATGCAATCAAAACAGAATCAGCGTGATTTTGACAGATTGAGAGGTGCAATCAAGGAGCTCATAAATCAGAAGTCTATTAATGTGAAGCATCTCAAAGAAGATGGGAAACTTCACCACTCCAAAGAAGTCAGTGCACTTGAGATTTTAAGTTCAGATGAGGAATTCCTTCAGAAACTAATGCAAGATCCAAACTCGCTTTTAGTGAAATATATTCTAAACTTGCAGGATGGTCAGATAGGGAAAGGCAAAGAACTTGAGTCACTTGTGGAACCGAACTTGTCGGAACTAGAGTTTGGTCACCGTAGACAATCTGAGGAGCATGTTAATCATAAGCAGCAGCGTAACTTTTTCAGGAGAAAAGTCAAGTCTCATGAAAGAGTTTCATCAAAACAAATTGGAAATGAAAATTCTGAAGTTTCAAAGAGAATTGTTATTTTGAAGCCTGGACCGGCAGACTTGCAAAATTCCAAAACTGAATGTAGTGTTTTCTCATCACCAAAACCTCACTATATTGTTGGAGATAAAGGTTCAACTGAGAGAGTTGGTGGACAATTTTCTCTTGgtgaaattaaaagaaaattgaaaagtgccATAAGGAAGGAATCAAGTGGAATCTCTACCATGGCTGTTTCTACTAATTTTCCTCATTGTCGTCAAAGTTTAGGAGGTAGTGAAACAGGGATTGATAAAGAAAACGCTGGGAAAACTTCTCCAAGTAAAgatcatttttatatggaaagaATTGTCAGGCCTGCTGTTAGTGCCAGGAAAGGAGACATGGCCAGGAAACTGAAAGATTCTGAAGGAAACATGAAAACCAAAACCATTGGCCATCCCAACCAAATGGTATCTAGTATCTACGTTGAAGCCAAGAAACACCTTTCTCAGATGCTGAGCAATGGGGATGAAAGTGGAGATTTTTCTAGCAAACAGGTTCCTAAAAGCCTTGGAAGGATCCTCTCTCTTCCTGAGTACAAGTTGTCTCCAGTTGGCAGTCCTGGAACGGACTGGGAGGATGAATTTGTAACTGCACAGATGAGGTTTTCTGCGTGTGCCAAGATTCAGAAGGGCAACTCAAACACATGGTCtcccaaaagagaaaacaatgtcAGCCATCTAGGTCCAGCAACACAAAACTTGGAGAGTCGGTCATCCATTTCTGATTGCCCTGATAATAAAGTACAAGCTCATgactcaaaaaaaaatatctcagaTGATTTTTTTCCTGTTATTGGAGATGAAGGAACCTTTGTTTCTGCTACTGATAAGATGAGTCCTGAAG GTGCTTCGGAGAATGGAAAATCGACCGAATTTGTAGCGCAGGAAGAGACGAGTGTACTATGTGCTCCTCCTGATCCAAGCTGTTCTTCAAGTACCAGAGATGACCAAAACACTAAGACATTTGAAATTTGTGACGATAAAGGATATTGTGAAAGCTTGAAACAG GAATCATATGAAGAGAAGCAAGTGCCATCTTCTCCGCTTGTATCTTCTCCCATCTCTTTAATCAATAAGAAAGTTGAAAACTTAGAAAGTGCTACTGATATACCAGAGCGGCCAAGTCCTGTATCTGTTCTTGAACCACTATTTCCAGAGGATGACATTAGCCCTACAAAGTCCATATTCCGATCTG TCGAGATGCCACTGCAACCGCTACAGATTCAATTTGATGAACATGAGTCTTCTGTTGCAAGTCAGGTTAACTGCACAAAAACTTGTATGGAAGACAAGGagtttatatttgaatatataaaagCAGTGCTGCAAGCCTCTGGCTTGAACTGGAACAAAATCTGTGCGAAGTGCCTTACATCATACCAGCTTCTTGAGCCATCATTGTTTGATGAGGTAGAGTGCTTTCCCAACCAGCTCGGATATGACCAGAAGCTCCTTTTTGACTGTACTGATGAAGTTCTCCACGAGGTTTGTCAATACTATTTTGGTTGCTGCCCTTGGGTATCATTCATGAAACCTAGTATAAGGCCAGTTCCAAACATGAAAAAGGTTATTCATGAGGTATGGGAAGGAGTGTATTGGCATTTCCTTCCTATGCCTCTGCCTCATACTTTGGACCAAATTGTCAAAAAAGACATGGCAAGAATGGGAACATGGATGGATCTTCATTTTGATGTTGACACTATTGGTATTGAAATGGGTGAAGCAATTCTTGAAGACTTAATCAAAGACATCATGGTAGGCTTTGTAGATGACAATCCAGAAAGCGGGTATACTGCTGTTCTAACTGATTCAGAAAATAGAAGCAGCAGTAACTTGTAA
- the LOC122309985 gene encoding uncharacterized protein LOC122309985 isoform X2 — protein sequence MGKRSQRRPLRYEKDRSGCMWGLISIFDFRQGRSTQRLISDRKREGRPVSGAGYSRNKFEGGKERTTAVVKADADKRSVKKLIEEEMFSEQDMKKENCNAEAESKPSKPGHESNIKTGHKRTKKTRLKSCDMDNHDLDSAKNVEPECSCKQNAEKRSIESIHIDEIMEDFCRWIYQKSSSSTNHDQDDEVQMQSKQNQRDFDRLRGAIKELINQKSINVKHLKEDGKLHHSKEVSALEILSSDEEFLQKLMQDPNSLLVKYILNLQDGQIGKGKELESLVEPNLSELEFGHRRQSEEHVNHKQQRNFFRRKVKSHERVSSKQIGNENSEVSKRIVILKPGPADLQNSKTECSVFSSPKPHYIVGDKGSTERVGGQFSLGEIKRKLKSAIRKESSGISTMAVSTNFPHCRQSLGGSETGIDKENAGKTSPSKDHFYMERIVRPAVSARKGDMARKLKDSEGNMKTKTIGHPNQMVSSIYVEAKKHLSQMLSNGDESGDFSSKQVPKSLGRILSLPEYKLSPVGSPGTDWEDEFVTAQMRFSACAKIQKGNSNTWSPKRENNVSHLGPATQNLESRSSISDCPDNKVQAHDSKKNISDDFFPVIGDEGTFVSATDKMSPEGASENGKSTEFVAQEETSVLCAPPDPSCSSSTRDDQNTKTFEICDDKGYCESLKQESYEEKQVPSSPLVSSPISLINKKVENLESATDIPERPSPVSVLEPLFPEDDISPTKSIFRSVEMPLQPLQIQFDEHESSVASQVNCTKTCMEDKEFIFEYIKAVLQASGLNWNKICAKCLTSYQLLEPSLFDEVECFPNQLGYDQKLLFDCTDEVLHEVCQYYFGCCPWVSFMKPSIRPVPNMKKVIHEVWEGVYWHFLPMPLPHTLDQIVKKDMARMGTWMDLHFDVDTIGIEMGEAILEDLIKDIMVGFVDDNPESGYTAVLTDSENRSSSNL from the exons ATGGGGAAGAGATCCCAAAGACGCCCGTTGCGGTATGAAAAGGATCGGTCAGGCTGTATGTGGGGCTTGATCAGTATCTTTGATTTCCGCCAGGGTCGATCAACTCAAAGGCTTATTTCAGATAGGAAGCGTGAGGGCAGACCTGTTTCTG GTGCTGGATATTCAAGGAATAAGTTTGAG GGTGGTAAAGAGAGGACAACAGCAGTAGTGAAAGCTGATGCTGATAAGCGTAGTGTGAAGAAACTCATAGAAGAGGAGATGTTCAGTGAGCAGGACATGAAGAAGGAGAATTGCAATGCTGAAGCAGAATCAAAACCGAGCAAACCAGGACATGAAAGCAACATAAAGACAGGgcacaaaagaacaaaaaagactCGCTTGAAAAGCTGTGATATGGACAACCATGACTTGGATTCTGCTAAAAATGTGGAACCTGAATGCTCTTGTAAGCAGAATGCAGAGAAACGATCGATAGAAAGTATTCATATAGATGAAATAATGGAAGATTTCTGCCGTTGGATCTATCAAAAGAGTTCAAGTTCTACAAATCATGACCAGGATGATGAAGTTCAAATGCAATCAAAACAGAATCAGCGTGATTTTGACAGATTGAGAGGTGCAATCAAGGAGCTCATAAATCAGAAGTCTATTAATGTGAAGCATCTCAAAGAAGATGGGAAACTTCACCACTCCAAAGAAGTCAGTGCACTTGAGATTTTAAGTTCAGATGAGGAATTCCTTCAGAAACTAATGCAAGATCCAAACTCGCTTTTAGTGAAATATATTCTAAACTTGCAGGATGGTCAGATAGGGAAAGGCAAAGAACTTGAGTCACTTGTGGAACCGAACTTGTCGGAACTAGAGTTTGGTCACCGTAGACAATCTGAGGAGCATGTTAATCATAAGCAGCAGCGTAACTTTTTCAGGAGAAAAGTCAAGTCTCATGAAAGAGTTTCATCAAAACAAATTGGAAATGAAAATTCTGAAGTTTCAAAGAGAATTGTTATTTTGAAGCCTGGACCGGCAGACTTGCAAAATTCCAAAACTGAATGTAGTGTTTTCTCATCACCAAAACCTCACTATATTGTTGGAGATAAAGGTTCAACTGAGAGAGTTGGTGGACAATTTTCTCTTGgtgaaattaaaagaaaattgaaaagtgccATAAGGAAGGAATCAAGTGGAATCTCTACCATGGCTGTTTCTACTAATTTTCCTCATTGTCGTCAAAGTTTAGGAGGTAGTGAAACAGGGATTGATAAAGAAAACGCTGGGAAAACTTCTCCAAGTAAAgatcatttttatatggaaagaATTGTCAGGCCTGCTGTTAGTGCCAGGAAAGGAGACATGGCCAGGAAACTGAAAGATTCTGAAGGAAACATGAAAACCAAAACCATTGGCCATCCCAACCAAATGGTATCTAGTATCTACGTTGAAGCCAAGAAACACCTTTCTCAGATGCTGAGCAATGGGGATGAAAGTGGAGATTTTTCTAGCAAACAGGTTCCTAAAAGCCTTGGAAGGATCCTCTCTCTTCCTGAGTACAAGTTGTCTCCAGTTGGCAGTCCTGGAACGGACTGGGAGGATGAATTTGTAACTGCACAGATGAGGTTTTCTGCGTGTGCCAAGATTCAGAAGGGCAACTCAAACACATGGTCtcccaaaagagaaaacaatgtcAGCCATCTAGGTCCAGCAACACAAAACTTGGAGAGTCGGTCATCCATTTCTGATTGCCCTGATAATAAAGTACAAGCTCATgactcaaaaaaaaatatctcagaTGATTTTTTTCCTGTTATTGGAGATGAAGGAACCTTTGTTTCTGCTACTGATAAGATGAGTCCTGAAG GTGCTTCGGAGAATGGAAAATCGACCGAATTTGTAGCGCAGGAAGAGACGAGTGTACTATGTGCTCCTCCTGATCCAAGCTGTTCTTCAAGTACCAGAGATGACCAAAACACTAAGACATTTGAAATTTGTGACGATAAAGGATATTGTGAAAGCTTGAAACAG GAATCATATGAAGAGAAGCAAGTGCCATCTTCTCCGCTTGTATCTTCTCCCATCTCTTTAATCAATAAGAAAGTTGAAAACTTAGAAAGTGCTACTGATATACCAGAGCGGCCAAGTCCTGTATCTGTTCTTGAACCACTATTTCCAGAGGATGACATTAGCCCTACAAAGTCCATATTCCGATCTG TCGAGATGCCACTGCAACCGCTACAGATTCAATTTGATGAACATGAGTCTTCTGTTGCAAGTCAGGTTAACTGCACAAAAACTTGTATGGAAGACAAGGagtttatatttgaatatataaaagCAGTGCTGCAAGCCTCTGGCTTGAACTGGAACAAAATCTGTGCGAAGTGCCTTACATCATACCAGCTTCTTGAGCCATCATTGTTTGATGAGGTAGAGTGCTTTCCCAACCAGCTCGGATATGACCAGAAGCTCCTTTTTGACTGTACTGATGAAGTTCTCCACGAGGTTTGTCAATACTATTTTGGTTGCTGCCCTTGGGTATCATTCATGAAACCTAGTATAAGGCCAGTTCCAAACATGAAAAAGGTTATTCATGAGGTATGGGAAGGAGTGTATTGGCATTTCCTTCCTATGCCTCTGCCTCATACTTTGGACCAAATTGTCAAAAAAGACATGGCAAGAATGGGAACATGGATGGATCTTCATTTTGATGTTGACACTATTGGTATTGAAATGGGTGAAGCAATTCTTGAAGACTTAATCAAAGACATCATGGTAGGCTTTGTAGATGACAATCCAGAAAGCGGGTATACTGCTGTTCTAACTGATTCAGAAAATAGAAGCAGCAGTAACTTGTAA
- the LOC122309978 gene encoding uncharacterized protein LOC122309978: MGTTETQQKAGLPLIVKLDKGLKLAEQWVNNMTKVAEDEPTEVKSEARPYRLGLGAKVSRQSKVGPSNDPLERKLYAKLTNGKRKASKTAKECMLSARDGGDDDYDAEENLDSRTTAFDKKRAGASKTAFLQANKKQK; encoded by the exons ATGGGCACTACAGAGACACAACAAAAAGCTGGCCTTCCTCTAATTGTTAAACTGGATAAGGGATTGAAATTG GCTGAACAATGGGTTAATAATATGACCAAAGTTGCAGAAGATGAACCAACAGAAGTAAAATCGGAGGCTCGACCTTATAG GCTTGGACTTGGTGCAAAGGTTTCGCGTCAATCCAAAGTTGGACCTTCAAATGACCCACTTGAAAGGAAACTATACGCCAAGTTAAccaatggaaaaagaaaagcttCCAAAACTGCCAAGGAATGCATGCTGTCTGCTAGAGATGGAGGTGATGATGACTATGATGCTGAGGAGAATTTAGACAGCAGAACAACTGCATTTGACAAGAAGAGAGCAGGAGCTTCGAAGACTGCATTTTTACAAGCAAATAAAAAACAGAAGTAA